The proteins below are encoded in one region of Coturnix japonica isolate 7356 chromosome 10, Coturnix japonica 2.1, whole genome shotgun sequence:
- the SCG3 gene encoding secretogranin-3 isoform X3 has product MLLKLAVTLQVLSLLASRAHGFPKPAGRDKAVHNRELSVERPLEEQIAEAEADKNRKIAPTDDPDGLHQLDGTPLTAEDIVQKIATRIYEENDRGVFDKIVSKLLNLGLITESQAYTLEDEVAEVLQQLIANEAKDREKEPEDFDYPPSRADSDSKEKQQEKMTSSKSDQDSFTNGEIDDTLDNTWPSSNVLERRNELPSEDDFEDLQYFPNFYALLKSLNSETETKEKETLITIMKTLIDFVKMMVKYGTITPEEGVSYLENLDTMIAVQTKKKLENPSTKSKPKQPADKSSEEADSTKEEAAKMEKEYEISKDSTKNEEQNAAENSEEPRGKTEAYLEAIKKNIEWLKKHNKQGNKEDYDLSKLRDFIDQQADAYVDKGILDKEEADVIKRIYGSL; this is encoded by the exons ATGCTCCTCAAGCTGGCGGTCACGCTGCAGGTGCTGTCGCTGTTGGCAAGCCGGGCTCACGGCTTCCCGAAGCCGGCGGGAAGAG ATAAAGCTGTACACAACAGGGAATTAAGTGTAGAAAGACCTTTGGAGGAACAG ATTGCTGAAGCCGAGGCAGACAAGAATAGAAAGATAGCTCCCACAG ATGATCCAGATGGCCTTCATCAATTAGATGGCACTCCCTTGACTGCTGAAGACATTGTTCAAAAAATTGCTACAAGGATTTATGAGGAAAACGACAGAGGAGTGTTTGACAAGATCGTTTCTAAACTTCTGAATCTGGGGCTA ATCACAGAGAGTCAGGCCTATACTCTGGAAGATGAAGTGGCAGAGGTTTTACAACAGCTAattgcaaatgaagcaaaggaTCGTGAGAAGGAGCCTGAAGATTTTGATTACCCTCCAAGCAGAGCAGACAGTGattcaaaggaaaagcaacaggaaaaaatg ACGTCAAGCAAATCTGATCAGGATAGTTTCACCAATGGGGAAATTGATGATACCCTGGATAACACATGGCCATCATCTAATGtcttggaaagaagaaatgagctgCCTTCTGAAGATGATTTTGAAGACCTCCAGTACTTTCCAAACTTTTATGCATTATTAAAAAGTCTTAACTCAG AGACAGAGACGAAAGAGAAAGAGACCTTAATAACCATCATGAAAACCCTGATTGATTTTGTGAAGATGATGGTTAAATATGGAACAATCACACCAGAAGAAGGAGTTTCCTACCTGG AAAACTTAGATACAATGATAGCTGTGCAGACAAAGAAGAAACTTGAGAATCCTTCCactaaaagcaaaccaaagcaaCCAGCAG ACAAGAGTAGTGAAGAAGCAGATAGTACGAAGGAAGAAGCAGCTAAAATGGAGAAGGAATATGAAATTTCAAAGGATTCcacaaaaaatgaagaacaaaatgcagcagaaaacagcGAAGAGCCCAGAG gaaaaactgaagcataTTTGGAAGCAATCAAGAAGAACATAGAATGGctaaaaaagcacaacaaacaAGGTAACAAAGAAG
- the SCG3 gene encoding secretogranin-3 isoform X2, translating to MLLKLAVTLQVLSLLASRAHGFPKPAGRDKAVHNRELSVERPLEEQIAEAEADKNRKIAPTENKPEFRNYSFVDDLNPLKSVAERERNEKERESIRSSLYEQQLAIDDADSTKNRRLVDDYDSTKSGLDYKFQDDPDGLHQLDGTPLTAEDIVQKIATRIYEENDRGVFDKIVSKLLNLGLITESQAYTLEDEVAEVLQQLIANEAKDREKEPEDFDYPPSRADSDSKEKQQEKMTSSKSDQDSFTNGEIDDTLDNTWPSSNVLERRNELPSEDDFEDLQYFPNFYALLKSLNSETETKEKETLITIMKTLIDFVKMMVKYGTITPEEGVSYLENLDTMIAVQTKKKLENPSTKSKPKQPADKSSEEADSTKEEAAKMEKEYEISKDSTKNEEQNAAENSEEPRGKTEAYLEAIKKNIEWLKKHNKQDYDLSKLRDFIDQQADAYVDKGILDKEEADVIKRIYGSL from the exons ATGCTCCTCAAGCTGGCGGTCACGCTGCAGGTGCTGTCGCTGTTGGCAAGCCGGGCTCACGGCTTCCCGAAGCCGGCGGGAAGAG ATAAAGCTGTACACAACAGGGAATTAAGTGTAGAAAGACCTTTGGAGGAACAG ATTGCTGAAGCCGAGGCAGACAAGAATAGAAAGATAGCTCCCACAG aaaataagCCAGAGTTCAGGAATTATTCCTTTGTTGATGACTTGAACCCGCTAAAGTCAGTagcagaaagagagaggaatgaaaaagagaggGAGTCAATTAGAAGCTCTTTGTATGAACAGCAATTGGCCATTGATGATGCAGACTCCACCAAGAACCGCAGGCTCGTGGATGACTATGACTCTACTAAAAGTGGGCTGGATTATAAATTCCAAG ATGATCCAGATGGCCTTCATCAATTAGATGGCACTCCCTTGACTGCTGAAGACATTGTTCAAAAAATTGCTACAAGGATTTATGAGGAAAACGACAGAGGAGTGTTTGACAAGATCGTTTCTAAACTTCTGAATCTGGGGCTA ATCACAGAGAGTCAGGCCTATACTCTGGAAGATGAAGTGGCAGAGGTTTTACAACAGCTAattgcaaatgaagcaaaggaTCGTGAGAAGGAGCCTGAAGATTTTGATTACCCTCCAAGCAGAGCAGACAGTGattcaaaggaaaagcaacaggaaaaaatg ACGTCAAGCAAATCTGATCAGGATAGTTTCACCAATGGGGAAATTGATGATACCCTGGATAACACATGGCCATCATCTAATGtcttggaaagaagaaatgagctgCCTTCTGAAGATGATTTTGAAGACCTCCAGTACTTTCCAAACTTTTATGCATTATTAAAAAGTCTTAACTCAG AGACAGAGACGAAAGAGAAAGAGACCTTAATAACCATCATGAAAACCCTGATTGATTTTGTGAAGATGATGGTTAAATATGGAACAATCACACCAGAAGAAGGAGTTTCCTACCTGG AAAACTTAGATACAATGATAGCTGTGCAGACAAAGAAGAAACTTGAGAATCCTTCCactaaaagcaaaccaaagcaaCCAGCAG ACAAGAGTAGTGAAGAAGCAGATAGTACGAAGGAAGAAGCAGCTAAAATGGAGAAGGAATATGAAATTTCAAAGGATTCcacaaaaaatgaagaacaaaatgcagcagaaaacagcGAAGAGCCCAGAG gaaaaactgaagcataTTTGGAAGCAATCAAGAAGAACATAGAATGGctaaaaaagcacaacaaacaAG
- the SCG3 gene encoding secretogranin-3 isoform X1, whose amino-acid sequence MLLKLAVTLQVLSLLASRAHGFPKPAGRDKAVHNRELSVERPLEEQIAEAEADKNRKIAPTENKPEFRNYSFVDDLNPLKSVAERERNEKERESIRSSLYEQQLAIDDADSTKNRRLVDDYDSTKSGLDYKFQDDPDGLHQLDGTPLTAEDIVQKIATRIYEENDRGVFDKIVSKLLNLGLITESQAYTLEDEVAEVLQQLIANEAKDREKEPEDFDYPPSRADSDSKEKQQEKMTSSKSDQDSFTNGEIDDTLDNTWPSSNVLERRNELPSEDDFEDLQYFPNFYALLKSLNSETETKEKETLITIMKTLIDFVKMMVKYGTITPEEGVSYLENLDTMIAVQTKKKLENPSTKSKPKQPADKSSEEADSTKEEAAKMEKEYEISKDSTKNEEQNAAENSEEPRGKTEAYLEAIKKNIEWLKKHNKQGNKEDYDLSKLRDFIDQQADAYVDKGILDKEEADVIKRIYGSL is encoded by the exons ATGCTCCTCAAGCTGGCGGTCACGCTGCAGGTGCTGTCGCTGTTGGCAAGCCGGGCTCACGGCTTCCCGAAGCCGGCGGGAAGAG ATAAAGCTGTACACAACAGGGAATTAAGTGTAGAAAGACCTTTGGAGGAACAG ATTGCTGAAGCCGAGGCAGACAAGAATAGAAAGATAGCTCCCACAG aaaataagCCAGAGTTCAGGAATTATTCCTTTGTTGATGACTTGAACCCGCTAAAGTCAGTagcagaaagagagaggaatgaaaaagagaggGAGTCAATTAGAAGCTCTTTGTATGAACAGCAATTGGCCATTGATGATGCAGACTCCACCAAGAACCGCAGGCTCGTGGATGACTATGACTCTACTAAAAGTGGGCTGGATTATAAATTCCAAG ATGATCCAGATGGCCTTCATCAATTAGATGGCACTCCCTTGACTGCTGAAGACATTGTTCAAAAAATTGCTACAAGGATTTATGAGGAAAACGACAGAGGAGTGTTTGACAAGATCGTTTCTAAACTTCTGAATCTGGGGCTA ATCACAGAGAGTCAGGCCTATACTCTGGAAGATGAAGTGGCAGAGGTTTTACAACAGCTAattgcaaatgaagcaaaggaTCGTGAGAAGGAGCCTGAAGATTTTGATTACCCTCCAAGCAGAGCAGACAGTGattcaaaggaaaagcaacaggaaaaaatg ACGTCAAGCAAATCTGATCAGGATAGTTTCACCAATGGGGAAATTGATGATACCCTGGATAACACATGGCCATCATCTAATGtcttggaaagaagaaatgagctgCCTTCTGAAGATGATTTTGAAGACCTCCAGTACTTTCCAAACTTTTATGCATTATTAAAAAGTCTTAACTCAG AGACAGAGACGAAAGAGAAAGAGACCTTAATAACCATCATGAAAACCCTGATTGATTTTGTGAAGATGATGGTTAAATATGGAACAATCACACCAGAAGAAGGAGTTTCCTACCTGG AAAACTTAGATACAATGATAGCTGTGCAGACAAAGAAGAAACTTGAGAATCCTTCCactaaaagcaaaccaaagcaaCCAGCAG ACAAGAGTAGTGAAGAAGCAGATAGTACGAAGGAAGAAGCAGCTAAAATGGAGAAGGAATATGAAATTTCAAAGGATTCcacaaaaaatgaagaacaaaatgcagcagaaaacagcGAAGAGCCCAGAG gaaaaactgaagcataTTTGGAAGCAATCAAGAAGAACATAGAATGGctaaaaaagcacaacaaacaAGGTAACAAAGAAG